One window of the Mytilus galloprovincialis chromosome 14, xbMytGall1.hap1.1, whole genome shotgun sequence genome contains the following:
- the LOC143059486 gene encoding uncharacterized protein LOC143059486, whose amino-acid sequence MQYSINETKELAMHLGMDYQTWDDLYVTFGEEPERLKFEALHKTVVGTHLTFNDIRKAVEIGKIRTIHSLCKVVRGNPIDFDQEPEKWDLVPTEEHLDRVAPLVGNNSLSFLVELGMKFQTWEEIKYKQAERDLVKLNRHILQEWKSNFCSLHNIRPSLRDIGKAFNNIGKNIKIIENVLADLL is encoded by the exons ATGCAGTACAGCATAAATGAAACTAAAGAGTTGGCAATGCATCTTGGGATGGACTATCAAACATGGGATGATCTGTATGTTACATTTGGAGAAGAACCAGAAAGATTAAAATTTGAAGCACTGCACAAAACCGTCGTGGGTACCCATTTAACATTTAATGACATCAGAAAAGCAGTCGAAATTGGTAAAATACGGACCATTCACTCTCTTTGCAAG gtGGTCAGAGGCAACCCAATAGACTTTG ACCAAGAACCAGAAAAATGGGACTTGGTTCCTACAGAGGAGCATCTGGACAGAGTCGCTCCGTTGGTGGGAAATAACTCGCTGTCATTCCTTGTTGAGCTTGGTATGAAATTCCAAACATGGGAGGAGATCAAATACAAGCAAGCAGAAAGAGATTTAGTGAAACTTAATCGCCATATTCTTCAAGAATGGAAGTCTAACTTTTGCTCTTTACATAATATCCGACCATCTCTGAGAGACATTGGCAAGGCTTTCAACAACATtggcaaaaatattaaaatcattgaaaacgTTTTGGCCGATTTGCTTTAA